In the genome of Natronomonas salina, the window GCTCGGGAGGTCGCGCATCGCGTCGGCGACCTCCTCGACCGTCGGGTCCTCGGAGAGGTCCGCCCAGACGTTCTCGAGGTGGCCGTCGATGGTTGGGATGCGGTTACAGGAGGCGGAGACGTCGGCGTCGTGCAGCGAGACCTCGGCCCCGTCGAAGGCGCCCAGGAGCTTGCGGGACTCGGTCTCCATCTTCTCGGCCTCGCCGCCGATGTGCGGGATGGCGTTGTCGATGATCTCCATGGAGGTGACGCCGGAGTAGCCGGCGCCGGAGACGGCCTGCAGCGTCGCGACGTGGACGCGCTCGACGCCGAACTCGTCGAGGGCGGCGATCGTCGGGACGAAGGTGATCGTCGAGCAGTTGGGGTTCTTGATGAGCGCGCCGTCCCAGCCGCGCTCGTCGCGCTGGACCTCGATGAGGCCGAGGTGGTCGGGGTTGACCTCGGGGATGGTCAGCGGGATGTCGTCGTCCATCCGGCCGTTCGAGGAGTTCGAGGAGACGACGTAGCCGTCCTCGACGAAGGTGGGTTCGACCTCGGCGCCGACGCTGGAGGGCAGCGACGAGAAGACGAGGTCGACGTCGTCGGGGACCTCCTCGGGGTCGGTCTCGACGACGGTGATGTCGGCGACGTCCTCCGGGATGGGTGTGTCGACGCGCCACTTCGCCGCCTCGCTGTAGTCCTTGCCCGCGCTCGCGGGGGAGGCGGTCAGCGCGGCGATCTCGAAGTCCGGGTGGGGGTCGAGCAGCTGGATGAGTCGTTGGCCGACGGCGCCCGTGGCGCCGATGACTCCTACGCGTGTGGTCATTGCCGGCCGTAAGGTGAGCCACCCAAAAACGGTTGTGAAAGACGCATCCGTGGCCGATCGGGACGGGTCGAACCGCGAGACGCGAGGGAGAAAGGTGGGAGTGCCCGTCTACGCCGCCTGCGGCGCGCGCTGCTTCCGCGTGACGTACCCGGCGATGCGGTTGCGGACGCTCTTGGACTCGATGTTGGTCAGCTCCTCGACGAGGTCCTTGTTGTGCTCGAAGTCGTCGCCGAAGGCCTTCGGGTATCGTTCCATGAGCAGCGTCGCGGTCTTCTTGACGTAGGCGGGCTTGATGGCCATTGGTAGACGTCCCTACTGCTGTGGTACTCAAAAAAGGTTCGAAAGGTGCGTCGACGGTCGCGTGCTGTCGATTCACACGCTCCGACGGCGCCCGATCCCCGGTTCGACTCACTCCGAGAGGTCGGCGTGCTCGCGCAGTCGATCGAAGGCCAGGTGCTCGCGGTCGCCGCCGCAGCGGTCGACGACGTCCGCGAAGTAGGCGAGTCGCTCCCGGAGTTCCTCGTCGTCGTATCCGGGGACGCCGAGCCGTGAGGCCGCCACCGTCGCCTCGACGACGCCGTTGTATCCCCGGTTCGTGGTCGGGACGGTACGTCGCTCGACGGCCGACTCGACCGGTCTGAGCTCCCACTCGACCCACTGCGTCCCGTTCTCGGTGCCCTCCTCGATCGCTTCGACCTCGACGCGCGCCCACGCGGCCGCGCTCTCGAGCAGCGGGTCGTCCGCCTCGCGGACGGAACAGGCGGCGTCGACGAAGTCGACGGGGTCCGGCGTGAACTGGACGTACCCCTCGCCACGCTCGCGGAAGTTGCGCCACGTCCGGGTCCGCCCCCAGGTGCGGGCGGTTACGGGGTCGCCGGCGAACAGCCCGAGGGCGGCGACGTTCCAGCGGTCGTTCGGACCGAGCGTCGTCACGACCGACTCGGTGACGCCCCGGAGGTCGACCGGCCAATCGGCGTCGTCGGCCACGGTCACACCTCCAGCCCGCGTTCGAGGGCGACGAACAGGGCCGCTGCGGTCAAATCGGCCGTCGTCCCGGGGTTCACGTCGCGCTCGCGGAACTCCTCGGCGAGTTCATCGGCGTCCTCGTCGCCGTCCAGGACCGACTGTGCCCGACGGGTCGTCTCCGCGGCGACGTCGGGGCCGTTCCGTGTGACGACGAAGGTGTCCTCCTCGGCGGCGAGCAGTCGCAGGAACGCTCGAGACGCGCGCCGGTAGATCGGTCCGTCATCGTCCACGATCCACTCGGCCGCCTCGAAGCTCCGCTCGAACCCGTTCGTCCACTCGGCGGCGACGCCGTCACGCTGCGCGGACAGTTCCATCACGTCGAACAGCGTCAGCTCCCGGTCCCGGATCGAATCGACGGCGTCGCTCCCCCGGCGGACGTCGAGGTCGTCGATCCCCTCCGGCGGCTCGTCGACCGCCACGTCGACGTGCTCGAACGCGCGGTAGAAGTCGCAGGCGTCCTCGACGGTGGTCGCCTCGACGACCGCGGCGGCGCCTTCTCGCCTGAGTCGGCCGGTCGCGGCCGCCTGGACGAGGGGCGTCAGTAGCAGCAGCGCGCCGAACTGGGTATTGCCGCCCGACTGGTGGCTCATCCCCTCGACGCCGCGCTCGAAGGCGCGACCGACGCGGGCGCCGTCGGCGGCCAGCCGGAACCCCCGGAGCGACCC includes:
- the asd gene encoding aspartate-semialdehyde dehydrogenase, with the translated sequence MTTRVGVIGATGAVGQRLIQLLDPHPDFEIAALTASPASAGKDYSEAAKWRVDTPIPEDVADITVVETDPEEVPDDVDLVFSSLPSSVGAEVEPTFVEDGYVVSSNSSNGRMDDDIPLTIPEVNPDHLGLIEVQRDERGWDGALIKNPNCSTITFVPTIAALDEFGVERVHVATLQAVSGAGYSGVTSMEIIDNAIPHIGGEAEKMETESRKLLGAFDGAEVSLHDADVSASCNRIPTIDGHLENVWADLSEDPTVEEVADAMRDLPSVDLHSSPDQLIEVFEDPMRPQPRMDRMLGDGMSVAAGGIEATPHGVQYNCLAHNTIRGAAGASVLNGELLLEEGYI
- a CDS encoding 30S ribosomal protein S17e, with amino-acid sequence MAIKPAYVKKTATLLMERYPKAFGDDFEHNKDLVEELTNIESKSVRNRIAGYVTRKQRAPQAA
- a CDS encoding DUF447 domain-containing protein — translated: MTVADDADWPVDLRGVTESVVTTLGPNDRWNVAALGLFAGDPVTARTWGRTRTWRNFRERGEGYVQFTPDPVDFVDAACSVREADDPLLESAAAWARVEVEAIEEGTENGTQWVEWELRPVESAVERRTVPTTNRGYNGVVEATVAASRLGVPGYDDEELRERLAYFADVVDRCGGDREHLAFDRLREHADLSE
- a CDS encoding triphosphoribosyl-dephospho-CoA synthase, with translation MPGDAPGRDPAENAQLALLLEVAGTPKPGNVDRRRDYEDLRFEHFLAGAVGSLRGFRLAADGARVGRAFERGVEGMSHQSGGNTQFGALLLLTPLVQAAATGRLRREGAAAVVEATTVEDACDFYRAFEHVDVAVDEPPEGIDDLDVRRGSDAVDSIRDRELTLFDVMELSAQRDGVAAEWTNGFERSFEAAEWIVDDDGPIYRRASRAFLRLLAAEEDTFVVTRNGPDVAAETTRRAQSVLDGDEDADELAEEFRERDVNPGTTADLTAAALFVALERGLEV